One genomic window of Glycine max cultivar Williams 82 chromosome 16, Glycine_max_v4.0, whole genome shotgun sequence includes the following:
- the LOC100809949 gene encoding membrane-bound transcription factor site-2 protease homolog — protein MEVEARRIRRFVPQRPSHRTILPLHASSSSHNVSNTISCWYCDYKICSFNRPLFHFGRRYARFLKVWFSIGVGFALSAVLGVTLVLLWELARTLHLCAGSNKLGSFARSLLFGIPPSVPGLSLSLADTGYACVSTIISVFMHELGHAVAATSEGIQVEYIAVFIAILFPGALVAFNYEFLQTLPHLTALRVYSAGIWHNAVCCAACGMALFLLPMILFPFYSSDSSPMVLNVPPTSPLFGYLAPGDVILSVDNVTIRNAQEWLKLNTLTYNIKLNNVNVSQRSGNLGVINRMKGYCVPSFMMDESKITELLENQHACPSELTAFVKSLCSANVTLDDGQSETDLLNRGWNMYCLNAKDVVKRYRCGDDWGLAITKGGGCTCSQDEFCLAPVQEPGSVWVEIAYSRTSHECLSHVQNRFPFSETSGVKETNCGGTFIFVGDVISMAHSIQLTSYQPRWGPQIVAYFPNLLERILIWTFHVSLALALLNGLPVYFLDGESILDATLSHFTSLSPGKRKKVLRLCLLGGSVISIIVCFRELL, from the exons ATGGAAGTCGAAGCTAGGCGAATCAGGAGGTTTGTGCCTCAGAGGCCCTCACACCGCACTATTCTCCCGCTTCACGCTTCTTCCTCCTCCCACAATGTTTCCAACACCATTTCCTGCTG GTATTGCGACTACAAAATCTGCTCGTTTAATAGACCTCTTTTCCACTTTGGTCGCCGATACGCCAG GTTTTTGAAAGTGTGGTTTTCGATTGGGGTTGGGTTTGCCCTCTCTGCTGTACTCGGAGTCACTTTG GTTCTCCTTTGGGAACTAGCCAGAACATTGCATCTCTGTGCCGGCAGCAATAAGCTTGGAAGCTTTGCTAGATCCTTGCTATTTGGCATCCCTCCTTCA GTCCCTGGTTTAAGTTTATCGCTTGCTGATACTGGGTATGCATGTGTTTCTACCATCATATCTGTCTTCATGCATGAATTGGGTCATGCAGTTGCTGCCACAAG TGAGGGAATACAAGTAGAGTACATTGCCGTCTTCATTGCGATTCTATTTCCTGGTGCTCTGGTTGCCTTCAATTATGAATTTTTGCAGACTTTGCCTCATTTGACTGCCCTGCGTGTGTATTCTGCTGGCATTTGGCACAATGCAGTT TGTTGTGCAGCTTGCGGAATGGCATTATTCCTCTTGCCCATGATCTTGTTTCCCTTTTACAGCAGTGATAGTAGTCCCATG GTTTTGAATGTACCCCCAACCTCACCTTTGTTCGGTTATTTAGCTCCTGGTGATGTTATTCTGTCAGTAGATAATGTAACCATCAGAAATGCACAGGAATGGTTGAAGCTTAATACATTGACATATAACATTAAGCTTAATAATGTAAATGTTTCTCAGCGCTCCGGAAACTTGGGGGTTATCAACAGAATGAAAGGTTACTGTGTTCCCAGTTTTATGATGGATGAAAGCAAAATTACTGAATTGCTGGAAAATCAACATGCTTGTCCCAGTGAACTTACTGCCTTTGTAAAATCTTTATGCTCTGCTAATGTTACACTGGATGATGGTCAGAGCGAAACTGATCTTTTGAACAGAGGATGGAATATGTACTGCTTAAATGCTAAAGATGTTGTCAAACGCTATAGGTGTGGTGATGACTGGGGACTAGCTATAACCAAGGGAGGTGGCTGTACGTGCTCTCAG GATGAATTTTGTTTAGCTCCAGTTCAGGAGCCTGGATCGGTATGGGTTGAGATTGCATATTCAAGGACTTCTCATGAATGTTTGTCACATGTACAAAACAGATTTCCATTTTCTGAAACTTCTGGTGTTAAGGAAACTAATTGTGGTggtacttttatttttgttggcgATGTCATCTCTATGGCACATTCGATTCAGCTAACATCATATCAGCCTCGCTGGGGACCACAAATTGTTGCATATTTTCCAAATTTACTGGAAAGGATTTTAATATGGACATTTCATGTCTCTCTGGCTCTGGCTCTTCTCAATGGTTTGCCT GTCTATTTTCTGGATGGTGAATCTATTTTAGATGCAACTTTATCCCACTTTACTTCGTTAAGCccagggaagaggaagaaggttCTTAGACTATGCCTTCTTGGTGGGTCAGTTATTTCTATTATTGTCTGTTTCCGGGAACTCCTTTag